ATATTTACCAGCCAATTGTGCAATTATATTTACTGAACCAATAAGTGGCTGATTGCCGTCAACATTAATTAATGAAGTGATATTTATATAATCATAAGGTTTGCTGGTTGAGTTTTTGAAAAGATCTCCATAGATCATATTAAACTCCAGAAAAAGATTGCTATTTTCCCTGAACAGGTGATTGTTATCAGCCATTAAACGAACACCAGTTGTCAATGAACAATTTATCGGGAATTTTTCATAATCATGATATTTATAATATTTATGACGCACTTTCCAGGCATCACCGGACAGCAACCGGTTAAGTCCTCTTGAAGGAGAAATCACGGTCCCAAGCAGCTCTCGCAAAAAGCGTTCGGCTCCCCGTTTGGAATCATCAAGCAATAAAGAAGAAATGCGGTAGGTACCCTCTCCCAAAGCAGCTCCACCTATAGTAGTTGATATTAAATCATTAAGTGAAGGAGATTCTCTTTCTGCAAAAAGCTCCCACGACAGACTACCTGCAAAAGTATAAGCCAACGAGGTCCAATGAGATAATCCATTGCTTCGGGCTGTGTTATAATAAAAACTACCATGAAAAGGATGGTCAAGCAAATTGATTGAGAAAGGATCATTATCCCAAACAAAACCTCTCTTGATATTATCTTTCACACTGTGTATACTGATGTATGAAAATCCAGCTTCCCGTATATAACGGTCATAAGCCCAGACTGTGGCATTTATTCCTAATGTTTGAATCGCTGCCCGCCATGGATGTTTTTTCATACGCAATGAATCATTATAAGCGAACAAGGAATCAGCCTGCTGAGCACAGATGTCGCTTATTATCAATAGAAAACAAACAATATAGGCAAAAACTCGCTTCATACTGACTGCTAAAACAAGAAAGCCTCACTCTCTATTACAATATATGCTCTAATTAGCGTTCAGGAAATCTCATTAGGTTCTGTAAAGGATCCATGATGAGATACGTTTCTTTCAACTCTATAAATATATAACAAGTATGAAAAGAGAAGAGTTTTATTATTTTAACTTATTCGGTACTTTTCAGAATTTATATTTCAAACCTAACCTGAATTCATAAGTTCTGGATATTACATCATCGTGATAAGCATAATGTGTATTTCGGAAATAATAGTAAGAACCCAGATTAATTTTGGTTTTGGAATTAATATTGATTCCCATTATCGCATTAATGAGAAATAGCTCGGCATTACCTTTATCACCCTGAGTATTCAGGTACAAATATGGAGATGCCTTAGTCTTTAAATCCTCCGGTTTATAACCTCTCCAGGTAAATATCTGATAATCGAACATATTAAGCTCAAAGCTACCATATTTACTAAATTCTATATGGGTATTACTTTTAATACTATATCCGCTACCCAAATTATAATCGCGTCCTAACCGGTAATAATCAGTGAGGCTTGCCCCCAGCAATACCGCATTAAGGTGTCCACGGTATCGGATAGTAATTTTCTTTGTTGCCGGCAATAGATAGGTCATCCCCACTCCTATTGCTGCAGCCTCTGATATCTTGAAAGGAATTTTCTTTGAATCCTTCGTTACCAACCCGGAATCAAAATAATCAAAATGTTGAAAGAGGCCTATCATCATTTTATGACCGGGCAATGGTTCCGAATATTTTCCGTACAATTTTGCCGCGATATTTACAGAACCAATTACCGGCTGTTTTCCTCCTACATTGATTAGTGAACTGAAATTAATGTAATCGAAAGGTTTATTGGTTGAATTCTGAAAAGGGTTTCCATAAATCATATTAAACTCCACAAACATGTTGTTGTTTTCTTTAAAAAGAGACCCGTTATCTGCCATCAGTCTATCACCTACTGTCAGAGAACAATTCACCGGTATCTTTTCATAATCGTGATACAGATAGTATTTATGACGTACTTTCCATGCATTGCCAGTGAGCAGCCGGTTAATCCCTCTTGAAGGTGAAATTACAGTTCCCAGTAACTCACGAAAAAACCGATTAAATCCCCTTTTTGAATCATCCAGCACCAAAGAAGAAATTCGGTAGGTTCCTTCTCCCAAAGCAGCACCACCCAGTGTTGTGGTAATTAAATCATTAATGGATGGCGGAGTTGTTTCTGCACAAAATTCCCACGAAAGACTACCAGCAAAAGTATAAGATAATGAAGTCCAGTAGGACATTCCGTTACAGCGGGCACTGCTATATATAAAACTGCCATGAAAAGGATGAAGTAACTGATTAGATGAAAAAAGATCGTTATCCCAGACTAAACCCTTTTTTATATTATCATGGATACTATGAAAGCTAATCTTCGCAAAATCTGCTTCCCTGATGTAACGGTTGTATGCCCATACAGATGCATTTACACTTAACGCCTGAATTGCAGCACGGAAATAATGTTTCTTCATTCGAACAGAATCATTACTTACAAACAAAGAATCGGCCTGCTGACCACAAATGTTTTCTGTTGACAGCAAAAGCAAAATAATATATGCCAAAATCTTTTTCATGCTGTCAGTTTAAAACAAGACAATTCCACATTCCATTATTGGTCTGTTCTCAAAAACCACTCCGGTTCCATAACGTCTTGTCTGTGCAAATCCTCCCGAAGCAAAAATACCTAATTTAGAAATTGGGTGAAGTTCAAGGTTCAGGCGCCCCTGCAAAGAATATAGCCGTTTGGGATAGCCGTTTAAACCATCTTTCTCAAAATTCTGAATGTGATAAAAACCGGCATCAGAACTAATCTCCAGCACCCTTAAAAATTTGATTCCAACACCCAATCTATAAAAAAGTGAGCCGGAGAACTTATCATCAAGGCCTTTATAAGATGTTCCAAATCCTAATATCGAGTATGTGTAATGTGCTTTGAACCGAATACCCAGATTTATTTTATTAACGTTTCCACTATAGAACAACATCTGGATCCGGGTTTTGGGGTTTACATTCACCAATCCTAATTTCACTGTTGATGTATCGCTGCTATGATTAATCAATCCTATCTGCACTCCCTTTACGTCATCACCGCAAATATTGATAAGTCCTAATTGAACACCTCTGACTCCCCCGGCATAATTCGCCAAGCCCAACTGAACGCCTTTGATTGACTCCTCACATACATTAACCAAACCAGCCAATTGAAAAAGTCTGGATGAAGAAGAAGCTATGTTTATTCCACCTGCAAACTGTATCCCACTTGCTCTGGAACCTGCTATGTTACTCATTCCTGCCAGTTGAATACCTTTGGTGTCTCCAACTGAAAAATTTGTAATGCCACAAATCATTAATCCTTTGGAATACCTTACAACAGTATTTTGAATGGCACTTATCTGCAATCCATGCATATGTCCTTTTACCACATTGAAAAGGCCGGCTATTTCTAAACCATTCATGTCTTTATGCAGAAAATTATAACCTCCGGTAAATAGTAATCCATTTAAATCTTGATGGCAAAAATTTGCAAAAACATTAGCACTCAAACCGTTTAATCTGTTTGTTTTGGAACAAAAACCCAAATTTATATTGGAGACATTCAAGGAATCGAATGGAACTATCGCAACCGGATTCCATATAGAAATATTTATAGGACGCCACTTCTTGTTTTGCGCTTGCAGCAAACAAAAAAAGAGTAGCAACAGAGCCACTGCCATCAATCTTCTTGTCATTGTTATCCTGAATAAACTTGTTATTAATAATAACAAAGAATATACAAAAAGAGTTGTGACAAATGTTTCTTAATATTTTAACTCAAATTGAATAGCATGCAGCTAAATTGAGAAGTACAAATTGGGGATGAATTAAAATGTATACCTTAACCCCAATCGGGTTTCGAATGTTTGAGAAGAGACATCTGTTAATTTAGTATCTGTGTAATGTGTATTTCGCATGTAATAGTAGAATCCGAGGCTGACTTTGTATTTCGGACTCAGATTTATGCCCATGGTAGGATTTACAATACTAAGTTGCACATTGCCTTTATCTCCCTGAGCATTTAAGTAAAGTAAATCGTCTGGTGTCATATCTTTCAGAGCTTCCCCATCGTATCCTTTCCAGGTAAATATACGATAATGTTGCAGGTTCAGATTAAAATTGCCATATCGGCCAAAATCAATGAAGGTATTACTCTTAATACTGAATCCGCTACCCATGTTATAATTTCTATCAATCACATTGTAGTGGTCGGTAAGACTCCCTCCTACAAGAATTGCATTTAAATAGGAACTTTGGCGGATAGTC
The Bacteroides sedimenti genome window above contains:
- a CDS encoding DUF3943 domain-containing protein produces the protein MKKHPWRAAIQTLGINATVWAYDRYIREAGFSYISIHSVKDNIKRGFVWDNDPFSINLLDHPFHGSFYYNTARSNGLSHWTSLAYTFAGSLSWELFAERESPSLNDLISTTIGGAALGEGTYRISSLLLDDSKRGAERFLRELLGTVISPSRGLNRLLSGDAWKVRHKYYKYHDYEKFPINCSLTTGVRLMADNNHLFRENSNLFLEFNMIYGDLFKNSTSKPYDYINITSLINVDGNQPLIGSVNIIAQLAGKYLEPLPGHKMSVGLFHHFDYFDSELVNKDSKVVPFKISEAAAVGVGMCYLLPVTKNVIIRYRGHLNAILLGGSLTDYYRNQLTGRNYNMGSGYSIKSNTYIEFGKYGSFELNLFDYHIFTWKGYRSEEVYSDPSTQGDKGNTQLLLINAIMGLNVSPSAKISLGSFYYIRNAHYDYHEDVLSRTFEFRLGLKYKF
- a CDS encoding DUF3943 domain-containing protein, translated to MKKILAYIILLLLSTENICGQQADSLFVSNDSVRMKKHYFRAAIQALSVNASVWAYNRYIREADFAKISFHSIHDNIKKGLVWDNDLFSSNQLLHPFHGSFIYSSARCNGMSYWTSLSYTFAGSLSWEFCAETTPPSINDLITTTLGGAALGEGTYRISSLVLDDSKRGFNRFFRELLGTVISPSRGINRLLTGNAWKVRHKYYLYHDYEKIPVNCSLTVGDRLMADNGSLFKENNNMFVEFNMIYGNPFQNSTNKPFDYINFSSLINVGGKQPVIGSVNIAAKLYGKYSEPLPGHKMMIGLFQHFDYFDSGLVTKDSKKIPFKISEAAAIGVGMTYLLPATKKITIRYRGHLNAVLLGASLTDYYRLGRDYNLGSGYSIKSNTHIEFSKYGSFELNMFDYQIFTWRGYKPEDLKTKASPYLYLNTQGDKGNAELFLINAIMGININSKTKINLGSYYYFRNTHYAYHDDVISRTYEFRLGLKYKF
- a CDS encoding LA_2272 family surface repeat-containing protein — translated: MTRRLMAVALLLLFFCLLQAQNKKWRPINISIWNPVAIVPFDSLNVSNINLGFCSKTNRLNGLSANVFANFCHQDLNGLLFTGGYNFLHKDMNGLEIAGLFNVVKGHMHGLQISAIQNTVVRYSKGLMICGITNFSVGDTKGIQLAGMSNIAGSRASGIQFAGGINIASSSSRLFQLAGLVNVCEESIKGVQLGLANYAGGVRGVQLGLINICGDDVKGVQIGLINHSSDTSTVKLGLVNVNPKTRIQMLFYSGNVNKINLGIRFKAHYTYSILGFGTSYKGLDDKFSGSLFYRLGVGIKFLRVLEISSDAGFYHIQNFEKDGLNGYPKRLYSLQGRLNLELHPISKLGIFASGGFAQTRRYGTGVVFENRPIMECGIVLF